One genomic region from Clostridium saccharobutylicum DSM 13864 encodes:
- a CDS encoding calcium-translocating P-type ATPase, PMCA-type — translation MIQEKELTAGLSTKEAEKRIEKFGFNELQHHKKASAFKIFLSQFNNFIVWVLIAATIISGIIGDRADAITILIIVVINSILGFIQEFKTEKSLEALKDLAAPTCKVLRDSSIQIINSIYLTIGDVVILEAGDRIPADGFFIESSGIVVDESLLTGESVGVNKDSKNKKANSGFMGTTVVKGKGLFKVDCIGMKTEMGKIADLIQNIEEEKSPLNKKLDSLGKILVVICLVICAIVTIMGIMRGNDITEMFLLGVSLAVAAIPEGLAAIVTVALALGVSRMLKRNALVRKLPAVETLGCTSVICSDKTGTLTQNKMTVKEVYLNGRIYELDKEKLNDYTKFMKCLVYCNDCNYDFTKKKMSEALHGDPTETALINMFFKEVPVLESFQSNANRVFDIPFDSTRKMMSVIVNEGGKETCYVKGAPERMIDKCEFILENNKIKPFTYQKKKQVSQFITAMSSRALRCLAAAYKEENLVKSEKLENNLIFLGITGSIDPPRKEAVDAVLKCKLAGIKPVMITGDHQNTALAIAKYLNICSTEDQVMTGQQIEAVSDSELEKRVKKVRVFARVSPSHKLRIVRAFKKTGNIVAMTGDGVNDAPAIKESDIGIAMGISGTDVTKEASSMILMDDNFSTIVAAVEEGRIIYDNIRKFIRYLLSCNLGEVLTMFLATLFYLPNPLSPIQILLVNLATDGLPAIALGVDPAESDIMRQQPREKGESIFARGLVEKIIVRGTLIGLCTLLSFMVGRYYGMNLETCRTLALCTLVMSQLIHVFECRSERHSIFEIKLFTNPWLVGAVLISVILICSVLYVPFLQQVFHTVPLSVKQVLIVMFFSGIIAFINSVYLLIKSKY, via the coding sequence GTGATACAAGAAAAGGAATTGACCGCTGGTCTTAGCACGAAGGAAGCAGAAAAGCGAATTGAGAAATTTGGATTTAATGAATTACAACACCATAAAAAAGCATCAGCATTTAAAATATTTTTATCACAATTCAATAATTTTATTGTTTGGGTATTAATTGCTGCAACAATAATTTCTGGGATAATTGGAGATAGAGCAGATGCTATAACTATACTTATAATAGTTGTTATTAATTCGATACTAGGATTTATTCAGGAGTTTAAAACTGAAAAATCATTAGAGGCATTAAAGGATTTAGCAGCTCCAACATGTAAAGTACTCAGAGATTCAAGTATACAAATTATAAATTCAATTTATTTAACTATAGGAGATGTTGTTATATTAGAGGCAGGAGATAGAATTCCTGCAGATGGCTTTTTTATTGAGAGTTCAGGTATAGTTGTAGATGAATCATTATTAACTGGAGAATCAGTAGGGGTTAATAAGGATTCTAAAAATAAAAAAGCTAATAGTGGATTTATGGGGACAACAGTAGTTAAGGGAAAGGGATTATTTAAAGTTGATTGTATCGGAATGAAAACTGAAATGGGAAAAATAGCTGATTTAATCCAGAATATTGAGGAAGAAAAATCACCTTTAAATAAAAAATTAGATTCGCTAGGTAAGATTTTAGTTGTAATTTGTCTTGTAATATGTGCTATTGTTACAATAATGGGAATAATGAGAGGCAATGATATAACTGAAATGTTTTTACTTGGTGTAAGCCTTGCAGTTGCAGCTATACCAGAAGGATTAGCTGCTATTGTAACAGTTGCATTGGCTCTAGGGGTATCAAGAATGCTTAAGAGAAATGCACTTGTTAGAAAGCTTCCAGCAGTAGAAACTTTAGGATGTACATCAGTTATATGTTCGGATAAAACAGGAACATTAACTCAAAATAAAATGACTGTAAAAGAAGTTTATCTAAATGGACGTATTTATGAGTTAGATAAAGAGAAGTTAAATGACTATACAAAATTTATGAAGTGTCTTGTTTATTGTAATGACTGTAATTATGATTTTACTAAAAAGAAAATGAGTGAAGCACTTCATGGTGATCCAACAGAAACTGCATTGATAAATATGTTTTTTAAAGAAGTACCAGTATTAGAAAGTTTTCAATCAAATGCTAATAGAGTTTTTGATATACCTTTTGATTCAACTAGAAAGATGATGTCTGTCATAGTAAATGAAGGTGGAAAAGAAACTTGTTATGTTAAAGGTGCTCCAGAAAGAATGATTGATAAATGTGAATTTATATTAGAAAATAATAAAATTAAACCTTTCACATATCAGAAGAAAAAGCAAGTCTCTCAATTTATCACAGCTATGTCATCTAGAGCATTGAGGTGCTTAGCAGCAGCATATAAGGAAGAGAATTTGGTTAAAAGTGAAAAATTAGAGAATAACTTGATTTTTTTAGGAATCACAGGTAGCATAGATCCTCCAAGAAAGGAAGCTGTAGATGCAGTTTTAAAATGTAAATTGGCAGGAATAAAACCTGTTATGATAACAGGCGATCATCAAAATACAGCTCTTGCAATAGCAAAATATTTAAATATTTGTAGCACAGAAGATCAAGTTATGACTGGACAACAAATTGAAGCAGTAAGTGATTCAGAATTAGAAAAGAGAGTAAAAAAGGTAAGGGTGTTTGCAAGAGTTTCACCTAGTCATAAATTAAGAATTGTAAGAGCATTTAAGAAAACAGGAAATATTGTGGCAATGACAGGTGATGGTGTAAATGATGCACCTGCAATAAAAGAATCTGATATTGGAATTGCTATGGGAATATCGGGAACAGATGTAACTAAGGAAGCATCATCTATGATACTTATGGATGATAATTTTTCAACTATAGTTGCAGCAGTTGAAGAGGGAAGAATAATATATGATAATATAAGAAAATTTATTAGGTATCTATTATCATGTAACTTGGGTGAAGTATTGACAATGTTTTTAGCTACATTATTTTATCTGCCAAATCCTTTAAGCCCAATACAGATATTACTAGTAAACTTAGCAACTGATGGACTTCCAGCAATTGCACTTGGTGTTGATCCAGCAGAATCAGATATAATGAGACAGCAACCAAGAGAAAAAGGCGAAAGTATATTTGCTAGAGGATTAGTAGAAAAAATAATAGTCAGAGGTACGCTAATAGGATTATGTACACTATTATCTTTTATGGTAGGAAGATATTATGGAATGAATTTAGAAACATGTAGAACGCTAGCGTTATGTACATTAGTAATGTCACAACTTATTCATGTATTTGAATGTAGATCAGAAAGACACTCAATTTTTGAAATAAAGCTATTTACAAATCCATGGTTAGTTGGAGCAGTTTTAATATCAGTAATATTAATTTGCTCAGTACTATATGTACCATTTTTACAACAAGTATTTCATACTGTACCATTATCAGTTAAACAAGTGTTAATAGTAATGTTTTTCTCAGGAATAATAGCATTCATCAATAGTGTTTATCTTTTGATTAAATCTAAGTATTAA
- a CDS encoding putative manganese-dependent inorganic diphosphatase, which produces MENVVYVTGHKNPDSDSICAAYGYAELKNKTSDLPAVPVRLGNVNAETQFILDYFGVKAPKLLETVKLKVEDLEIDKISPILPSISLKMAWNIMRDNHSKSLPVVDENERLLGILSISNLTSAYMDIWDNNILGKSNTSIENIIDTLAATPIYINENVKTFDGKIAVTAMQPESLREIVDEGDIAIVGDRPDVQQALIDIKTSLIIVTGSHKLDENLLSEAKENGVTVISTPHDSFTASRLIVQSIPVGYVMATENLISFSNDELVEDIKEVMAETRYHSYPVTDADNKVVGTVARYHLISNHKKKVIQVDHNERGQSVDGLEEAEVLEIIDHHRVADIQTNNPIYFRNEPIGSSSSIVAKCYFEHGVTPSKEVAGLLCGAIISDTLLFKSPTCTEQDRTICTKLAEIAGIQSLEDFAKEMFKAGTSLVGKSVAEIFNQDFKPFSMGEAKVGVAQVNTMDIEGFMPLKDEMLSYMASEADNKKYDVVMLLLTDILTEGSQVLVAGNRPDYVEKTFNVTLKDSMAFLPGVLSRKKQVIPPLTNVVNSMK; this is translated from the coding sequence TTGGAAAATGTAGTTTATGTAACAGGGCATAAAAATCCTGATTCAGATTCCATTTGTGCTGCATATGGCTATGCAGAATTAAAAAATAAGACTAGTGATCTTCCTGCTGTACCTGTAAGATTAGGTAATGTAAATGCAGAAACGCAATTTATTTTAGATTATTTTGGAGTTAAAGCACCAAAATTATTAGAAACAGTAAAGCTAAAAGTGGAAGATTTAGAAATAGATAAAATTTCACCAATATTACCAAGTATTTCTTTAAAAATGGCATGGAATATTATGAGAGATAATCATAGCAAATCTTTGCCAGTTGTAGATGAAAATGAAAGATTGTTAGGAATTCTTTCAATTTCAAATTTAACATCAGCATATATGGACATATGGGACAATAACATATTAGGCAAGAGTAACACATCAATAGAGAATATAATAGACACACTTGCAGCTACGCCTATATACATAAATGAAAATGTTAAAACATTCGATGGAAAGATTGCAGTTACTGCAATGCAACCAGAAAGTTTAAGAGAAATAGTAGATGAAGGAGATATTGCAATCGTTGGTGATAGACCTGATGTGCAACAAGCTCTTATTGATATAAAGACTTCATTAATTATAGTTACTGGTTCTCATAAATTAGATGAAAATTTACTTTCTGAGGCTAAAGAAAATGGAGTTACTGTAATAAGTACACCACATGACTCTTTCACTGCTTCAAGATTAATAGTTCAAAGTATACCGGTAGGATATGTTATGGCTACAGAAAATTTAATATCATTCTCAAACGATGAATTAGTTGAAGATATTAAAGAAGTTATGGCTGAAACTAGATATCATAGTTATCCTGTAACTGATGCAGATAACAAAGTTGTAGGAACTGTTGCAAGATATCATCTTATTTCTAATCATAAGAAAAAAGTTATACAAGTTGACCATAATGAAAGAGGTCAATCTGTTGATGGGTTAGAAGAAGCAGAAGTTCTTGAAATTATAGATCACCATAGAGTTGCAGATATTCAAACAAATAATCCAATATATTTTAGAAATGAACCAATAGGAAGTAGCTCAAGTATAGTTGCTAAATGTTATTTTGAACATGGTGTTACACCATCTAAAGAAGTAGCAGGATTATTATGTGGAGCTATTATTTCAGATACTTTATTATTTAAGAGTCCTACTTGTACAGAGCAAGATAGAACTATTTGTACTAAATTAGCTGAAATAGCGGGAATTCAAAGTTTAGAAGATTTTGCAAAGGAAATGTTTAAAGCTGGAACTTCTTTAGTAGGTAAGAGTGTAGCTGAAATATTCAATCAAGATTTTAAGCCTTTTTCAATGGGAGAAGCTAAAGTCGGAGTAGCTCAAGTTAATACTATGGATATTGAAGGCTTTATGCCATTAAAAGATGAAATGTTAAGTTATATGGCTAGTGAAGCAGACAATAAAAAATATGATGTAGTAATGCTTCTTTTAACTGATATATTAACAGAAGGCTCACAAGTTCTAGTAGCTGGTAATAGACCAGATTATGTTGAAAAGACTTTCAACGTTACATTAAAGGATTCAATGGCATTTTTACCAGGTGTATTATCAAGAAAGAAACAAGTAATACCACCACTTACTAATGTAGTTAATTCAATGAAATAA
- a CDS encoding flagellar hook-basal body complex protein: protein MFNIFATGKSGMSAYQEKLDYLSNDLVNSQTIAYKNTDVGFKDLLVESLDRQGTPLVTKTAVNGTGVKLGTNYAVNKQGNLKNTGIKTDLAIDDGTGQGYFALTQSDGSIAYTRNGNFKIDSNGVLVDATGTKVYINYEAGMSEGSPQLESEKISVDEQGGLYMNSGTDMVKIGTIPVFTAIGDKAFIPQGNSHFVPSADAQITQSTNYDIRQGFLEASTVDPTEVFSDVILTQRAFQLSSKAITAADDIWGMINNMRS, encoded by the coding sequence ATGTTTAATATTTTTGCTACTGGGAAAAGTGGTATGAGTGCATATCAAGAAAAACTCGATTATTTATCAAATGATTTAGTAAATAGTCAAACTATAGCTTATAAAAATACTGATGTAGGTTTTAAAGATCTTTTAGTAGAATCATTGGATAGACAAGGTACTCCGCTTGTAACTAAAACTGCTGTAAATGGTACTGGTGTTAAGCTCGGAACTAACTATGCTGTCAATAAGCAAGGAAATCTAAAAAATACAGGAATAAAAACTGATTTAGCAATAGATGATGGTACTGGTCAAGGATATTTTGCTCTTACACAAAGTGATGGAAGTATAGCGTATACTAGAAATGGTAATTTTAAGATTGATTCTAATGGAGTTTTAGTTGATGCAACTGGAACCAAAGTTTATATAAATTATGAAGCAGGAATGTCAGAAGGAAGTCCTCAGTTAGAAAGTGAAAAGATATCTGTAGATGAGCAAGGTGGATTGTACATGAATTCTGGAACGGATATGGTTAAAATAGGAACCATTCCAGTTTTCACAGCAATAGGAGATAAGGCTTTTATACCTCAAGGAAATAGTCATTTTGTACCAAGCGCGGATGCACAGATTACACAAAGTACAAATTATGATATAAGACAAGGGTTTTTAGAAGCTTCAACAGTAGATCCTACTGAAGTATTTTCAGATGTTATATTAACTCAAAGAGCTTTTCAGCTTAGCTCAAAAGCAATAACTGCAGCAGATGATATATGGGGAATGATAAATAACATGAGATCATAA
- a CDS encoding flagellar hook-basal body complex protein, giving the protein MIRGFYTSLSGLITLQNEQETITNNIANVNNTGYKKRELTKQSFEDVMISNRQKLSGDQYVRNDLGTLNLGVKTYDVKTAFTQGTFKSTGNMTDFAISGRGFFVAQSGNKEVYTRDGNFKIDQQGYLITNDGSKVLGVNNTTGAHEPIYVGDKKFSLDADNNINIEGTGATDKLLTADFSGSDYKKLEPMGDNYITDQSPTYNAKVDVTQNTLEGSNVDSASELIKLMEVKRQFETNQKFVKMQDETVQKAATELGRV; this is encoded by the coding sequence ATGATAAGAGGGTTTTACACTTCACTATCAGGGTTAATAACATTACAGAATGAACAAGAAACAATCACTAATAATATTGCAAATGTAAATAATACTGGTTATAAAAAACGTGAATTAACAAAACAAAGCTTTGAGGATGTTATGATATCTAATAGGCAGAAGCTTTCTGGAGATCAATATGTTAGAAATGACTTAGGCACGCTAAATTTAGGCGTAAAAACTTATGATGTGAAAACAGCTTTTACACAAGGAACGTTTAAATCAACAGGTAATATGACTGATTTTGCTATAAGTGGAAGAGGATTCTTTGTTGCACAAAGTGGTAATAAAGAAGTTTATACGAGAGATGGAAATTTCAAAATTGATCAGCAAGGATATTTAATAACAAATGATGGAAGCAAAGTTTTAGGTGTAAATAACACAACTGGAGCTCATGAACCAATATATGTAGGTGATAAGAAGTTTTCATTAGATGCAGATAATAATATTAATATTGAAGGAACAGGCGCAACTGATAAATTATTAACAGCTGATTTTAGTGGTAGTGATTATAAAAAGTTAGAACCAATGGGTGATAATTATATAACAGATCAAAGTCCTACCTATAATGCAAAGGTTGATGTTACACAAAATACACTTGAAGGTTCTAATGTAGATTCAGCCTCAGAGTTAATAAAGCTCATGGAAGTAAAGAGACAGTTTGAAACAAATCAAAAATTTGTTAAGATGCAAGATGAAACTGTACAAAAAGCAGCAACTGAACTTGGACGTGTATAA